In a single window of the Chelonia mydas isolate rCheMyd1 chromosome 8, rCheMyd1.pri.v2, whole genome shotgun sequence genome:
- the LOC114019177 gene encoding nucleolar protein 58 isoform X3 yields the protein MSSILKMFGREDQKDQGKEKEKDKKEEKEKDKKEGDKKDKKKKKREKKGEGDEDDSSSSSSSDSDSEEGHHGDKKEKEKDKE from the exons ATGTCTTCAATCTTAAAGA TGTTCGGAAGAGAAGACCAGAAGGATCagggaaaagagaaggagaaagacaagaaggaagagaaggagaaagacaagAAAGAGGGAGACAAGAAAgacaagaaaaagaagaagagggagaaaaag ggagagggagatgaagacgatagcagcagcagcagcagctccgacAGTGATTCTGAAGAG GGTCACCATGGTGAcaagaaggaaaaggagaaggataAAGAATGA
- the LOC114019177 gene encoding nucleolar protein 58 isoform X1: protein MEVMHRVVSGAGLGVPCAPCPFAPFYLVLRCVTLGTQAAWDELPLELVGSANRPVHSFFSSVFGREDQKDQGKEKEKDKKEEKEKDKKEGDKKDKKKKKREKKGEGDEDDSSSSSSSDSDSEEGHHGDKKEKEKDKE, encoded by the exons ATGGAAGTCATGCACCGTGTTGtcagtggtgcaggattgggGGTCCCTTGCGCTCCTTGTCCTTTCGCTCCTTTCTACCTTGTGCTTCGATGTGTAACACTTGGCACGCAGGCTGCGTGGGATGAGCTCCCTCTGGAGCTGGTGGGGAGTGCCAACCGACCTGTCCACTCATTCTTCTCCTCAGTGTTCGGAAGAGAAGACCAGAAGGATCagggaaaagagaaggagaaagacaagaaggaagagaaggagaaagacaagAAAGAGGGAGACAAGAAAgacaagaaaaagaagaagagggagaaaaag ggagagggagatgaagacgatagcagcagcagcagcagctccgacAGTGATTCTGAAGAG GGTCACCATGGTGAcaagaaggaaaaggagaaggataAAGAATGA
- the LOC114019177 gene encoding protein FAM133 isoform X2: protein MEVMHRVVSGAGLGVPCAPCPFAPFYLVLRCVTLGTQAAWDELPLELVGSANRPVHSFFSSVFGREDQKDQGKEKEKDKKEEKEKDKKEGDKKDKKKKKREKKGEGDEDDSSSSSSSDSDSEEMP, encoded by the exons ATGGAAGTCATGCACCGTGTTGtcagtggtgcaggattgggGGTCCCTTGCGCTCCTTGTCCTTTCGCTCCTTTCTACCTTGTGCTTCGATGTGTAACACTTGGCACGCAGGCTGCGTGGGATGAGCTCCCTCTGGAGCTGGTGGGGAGTGCCAACCGACCTGTCCACTCATTCTTCTCCTCAGTGTTCGGAAGAGAAGACCAGAAGGATCagggaaaagagaaggagaaagacaagaaggaagagaaggagaaagacaagAAAGAGGGAGACAAGAAAgacaagaaaaagaagaagagggagaaaaag ggagagggagatgaagacgatagcagcagcagcagcagctccgacAGTGATTCTGAAGAG ATGCCATGA